A region of Streptomyces sp. NBC_01750 DNA encodes the following proteins:
- a CDS encoding glycerophosphodiester phosphodiesterase: MTFLTIGHRGVMGVEPENTLRSFIRAEQAGMDAIELDLHLSKDGALVAMHDADVDRTTGGSGPIADKTLAELRELDAGDGERVPVFEEVLDAVRAPLQAEIKDVAAAQALAEVLRRRDLVHRVEVSSFHDDAIAEVATLVPGVRTVLIASRWGADVVDRAKAVGAASLALNIRRLTLETVEHAHGEGLRVIGWVVNTQDHLRLVRALELDGATTDFPEIRRTGRFTA; encoded by the coding sequence CCTGCGTTCCTTCATCCGCGCCGAGCAGGCCGGTATGGACGCCATCGAACTGGATCTGCATCTCAGCAAGGACGGCGCCCTCGTCGCCATGCACGACGCCGACGTGGACCGTACGACCGGCGGAAGCGGCCCGATCGCCGACAAGACCCTCGCCGAGCTGCGGGAGCTCGACGCGGGCGACGGCGAACGGGTACCGGTCTTCGAAGAGGTGCTCGACGCCGTACGGGCGCCGCTCCAGGCGGAGATCAAGGACGTGGCCGCGGCCCAGGCACTCGCCGAGGTGCTGCGCCGCCGCGATCTCGTCCACCGCGTCGAGGTGTCGTCCTTCCACGACGACGCGATCGCCGAGGTCGCCACGCTGGTGCCGGGTGTGCGCACCGTGCTCATCGCCAGCCGCTGGGGCGCGGACGTCGTGGACCGCGCGAAGGCGGTGGGCGCCGCCTCCCTCGCGCTGAACATCCGCAGGCTGACCCTGGAGACCGTCGAGCACGCGCACGGCGAAGGGCTGCGGGTGATCGGCTGGGTGGTGAACACCCAGGACCATCTGCGGCTGGTGCGCGCCCTCGAGCTGGACGGCGCGACCACCGACTTCCCCGAGATCCGGCGCACGGGCCGGTTCACGGCCTAG
- a CDS encoding GNAT family N-acetyltransferase, translating into MDTAPPRVSGELTYRDAVEADVPVLVQLIESAYRGDSSRSGWTTEADILEGQRTDAESVREVVTAPGSTLLMVERDGEVIACCQLEHRGDAAYFGMFAVRPGLQGAGLGRQIIAEAERVARERWGVREMQMTVISVRHELIAWYVRRGYRRTGKLIPFPYGDERAGLPQRDDLAFELLVKELS; encoded by the coding sequence ATGGACACCGCACCACCCAGGGTCTCGGGCGAGCTCACCTACCGTGACGCCGTCGAGGCCGATGTGCCGGTACTTGTTCAGCTGATCGAGTCCGCCTACCGCGGCGACTCGAGCCGGAGCGGCTGGACCACCGAGGCGGACATCCTCGAGGGGCAGCGGACCGACGCGGAATCCGTGCGCGAGGTCGTCACCGCTCCGGGCAGCACCCTCCTCATGGTGGAGCGCGACGGCGAGGTGATCGCCTGCTGCCAGCTCGAACATCGCGGTGACGCTGCCTACTTCGGCATGTTCGCGGTCCGTCCCGGGCTGCAGGGCGCGGGCCTCGGCCGGCAGATCATCGCCGAGGCGGAGCGCGTCGCGCGCGAGCGCTGGGGTGTGCGCGAGATGCAGATGACCGTGATCTCGGTCCGTCACGAGCTGATCGCCTGGTACGTGCGCCGCGGTTACCGCCGTACGGGAAAGCTGATCCCCTTCCCGTACGGCGACGAGCGCGCCGGCCTCCCGCAGCGCGACGACCTTGCCTTCGAGCTGCTGGTGAAGGAACTGTCCTGA